Within the Spirochaetota bacterium genome, the region GGGGAAGCACCGGCGCGACGTCGAAGCCCTGGGTGGCCCACACGCCGAGGTTGTCGGCCAGGACCAGCTTCTTGAAGAATCCCAGGGCTATCAGGAAGAGACCCCGGGCGAAATTCTCGGGATTGAACCTCGATTTCTCCCGGTCCATGAACTGCGGCACCATCTCGAACTGGAGCGCGATGGGTCCCTGGCTGACCTTCGGGAAGAACGAAACGAAGAGGGCGTAGGGAATGAATGGGTTTTTGCCGATCCTTCCGCGGTAGGTGTCCACCAGGAAGGCCACCTGGGACAGGGTGTAATAGCTGATGCCCAATGGCACGGCGATCTTCAGGAGGCCGATGCCCGACCCGAGGACCATATTCACGTTCTGGATGAGAAAATCGCTGTACTTCAGGTAGCCGAGGAGCCCCACGTTGAGGCATATTCCCACGGCAACGATGGCCTTTTTCGGGATCCTGATAAGGAAGCCGGCCGGGTTCGTCATTGCCCTGGCTATGTAAAAGTTCGCCACGATGGAGAGCAGGAGTAGCGGCAGGTAGATGACGTTCCAGAGTCCGTAAAAGCAGAGGCTCGCCCCAAGAAGAAATATCCTGCCCGCATCGGTATATCCGCTGCGATTAATAATAAAATACACCGCGATAACCGGCGGCAGGAAGAGGAATATGTACTCGAAATAACCGAACATTGCAATACTATTGAATTCTTAAAATGATGAGCCTTTAAAAAACATGGTTGGTACATCTACATTTTGCGCATTAATAAGGCAAGTAAAATATTTATTTTGGATGGATATCAGTTCTGGTAGCAGTCATAAATTAGGGGGCATGGGCCATCCCGCTCGTCCGCCTCGTATAAGCAGAGCCAAATGCGACATCCTGTCGCGGCTCTGCACTCGGCCCTCCTGGCCAGCGCACCATGTTGACTCGGCGGAATCGGCGACATCCATGTCGCTGCTACTGCTAGGATGGCAGGAGTGTCGCGGAGGGCATGGATGCCCGTGAGCGACCTCGCCGGGATGGCTCCATACCCCAAAAAAGATACTGCACCCATCATTTCTTATGAGATTAAAATATTCTTGCCTTGATCTCTTTTTTTTATTAACACAGGATAGTCTTATCCGTTATACTCTTTATAATGGAAGCTGACGAGGTGATGATAACCATGGATAATGCTCTGGAGTTGTTCCATCCCCTGGTGGCCCGCTGGTTCAGGGAGACACTGGGTGAGCCGACGGGGATCCAGACTCAGGCGTGGACGGAGATCGCCGCCGGGTCCCATGTCCTCGCCACCGCTCCCACGGGAAGCGGCAAGACACTGGCCGCCTTTCTCTGGGCCCTGAACCAGCTTGCGGCAGGAGCCTGGCAGGGCGGAGCGCCGCGCGTGCTCTACATCTCTCCCCACAAGGCCCTCAACAACGACATCAGGAAAAACCTGACGATCCCGCTGGAAGGCCTCAGGGAGCACTTCGGGAAAAACGGCGCGGTCCTTCCGCCCATCGGGGTGATGACACGGAGCGGCGACACGCCCCCGGAGGAGCGGCGCCTCCTGTACCGGCACCCGCCGGAGATCCTCATTACCACGCCGGAAAGCCTGAACATCATGGTCACCAGCGGCAGCGGCAGGGCTCTCTTCCGGGGGATCACGACGGTCATACTGGACGAGATCCACGCCCTGGCAGGCACGAAGCGGGGCACCCACCTCATGACCGCGGTGGAGCGCCTTACCCTCATAAGCGGAGAGTTCCAGCGCATAGCTCTTTCGGCCACGGTGCGCCCCCTGGAGACCGTGGCTGATTTCATCGGCGGCTTCCGGCTGGTATCCGGAGCGACCGGCCCCCGCTACGAGAAGCGCCCTGTCACGATACTCCGCGCCGAGGACACGAAGTCCTACGCGCTCTCCATCGAATACCCGGAGCGGCCCGGGGACGACGGCGAGGATGACACCTGGTGGCAGGTCCTTTCGCGCCGCATGAAGGAAACGATCAGGGGCAACCGGTCGACGCTTTTCTTCGCCAACAGCCGCAGGGTGGCGGAAAAGATGGCGCGCTACCTGAACGAGGACGAAGGGGAGATCATCGCCTATTCGCATCACGGGTCCATCGCCCGCGAGATACGCCTCGAGGTGGAGGAGCGGATGAAGCGGGGCGAGCTGAAGGCCATCGTGGCGACGAGCTCACTGGAGCTCGGCATCGATATCGGCGACCTCGACGAGGTCATCCTGGTGCAGACGCCCTTCTCCATATCCTCATGCCTCCAGCGCCTCGGACGGGCCGGCCACGGCGTGGGCGAAAGGAGCGCGGGGAGGATCTTCCCCACCCACGGCATGGACCTCCTCACGGCCGCGGTCATGGCCCGGTGCGTCGACGAGCGCGGGATAGAGCCGGTGCGGCCGGTAGAATGCCCCCTGGATATCCTGGCGCAGGTCATCGTGTCGATGACCGCGGCCGAGACATGGAACATCGACGACCTGTATAATTTTCTGAAAACCTGCCATCCCTATCATAACCTTTCGCGGAATCAGTACGGCCTCGTCCTGGAGATGCTCGCCGGAAGATACGCCGACAGCAGGCTGAAGGAGCTGTCCCAACGCGTCTCCATCGACCGCCTCGACAACACGGTCGCCGCCCGCGCCGGCGCGGCCTATATCATATACACCTCCGGCGGCACCATCCCGGACCGGGGCTATTACGACATGCGCGTCCAGGGCGCGGGCTCGAAGATCGGCGAGCTCGACGAGGAGTTCGTGTGGGAGCGGAAGATCGGCGACACCTTCACCCTGGGAACCCAGGGCTGGCGCATCCAGAACATAACGCACAACGACGTGGAGGTGGTCCCCCTCCGGGGAACGGCGGGAATGCTCCCCTTCTGGAAGGCCGAGGAGCGGGACCGCGACTTCTACTACTCCGAAAAGATCCTGTCCTTCCTGAAAGAGGCGGACGAGGGCCTTGGCGACCCCGAAGGCTTCATTGACCGCCTCCGGCACGTATATTCTATGGACGAAAACGCGGCCGCTTCCCTGGCGGATTTTCTCCAGCGCCAGAAAGCGGCCTCCGGCGGGAAGCTGCCCCACCGGGGCCGCGTCGTGATCGAGCATTACCACGACGGGAGCGGCGCATCGGACAGCACGGAAACGGTCCTTCACACCTTCTGGGGCGGCCGCGTGAACCGCCCCTATGCCATGGCCCTGGCCGCCGCCTGGGAGGAGCGCTATCACACGCCCCTGGAGATATTCGTCAGCGACGCCAATATCCTTCTCATACTCACCGGCGATGTTTCAATCAGGGAGGCGCTGAGCCTGGTCACGGCGGAAAACCTGGAGGAGCTGCTGAGGAAGCGCATGGAAAGCTCCGGCTTCTTCGGCGCGCGGTTCAGGATAAACGCGGCCCGGGCCCTCCTCCTTCCGCGGGCCACATTTAAGAAGAGGTATCCCCTCTGGCTGAACAGGCTCAGGTCGCGGAAGCTCCTGGAGACGGTCATGGCCTATCCGGACTTCCCCATCCTCCTCGAGACATGGCGGGAATGCCTCCAGGACGACTTCGACCTGGAGAGCCTTAAAATCCTCCTCGACGAGGCGGCCGCTGGACGGATCGAGTTCACGGAGACGACCAACAGCGCGCCTTCCCCCTTCTGCGGCAGCCTCATCTGGCGTCAGACCAACAAGTACATGTACCAGGACGACGCCCCGGAGGGCCGCGGTCAGTCGAACCTGAGCCAGGCGATACTGGACGAGGTCCTTCACTCGTCGCGGCTCCGGCCCCGGATACCGGCGCGCCTCGCGGCCGACCTGGAGAGCAGGCTCCAGCGCCTCAGGGCCGGGTACGCGCCGTCGAGTCCGGCGGAGCTCCTGGATTGGCTCAAGGAGCGTCTCCTCATTCCCCTTGACGAGTGGGACAGGCTGGCGGCGGCGTGCCGGCGGGATTCTCCCGATTTCCCTGCGGAGCTCCCGCCTGCAATATCAGAAAAAATCTCTACTATTATACTTCCGGGAAGCACCGTCACCCACCGGGCGGCCCTTGAGAACGTCCCCCTCATCCGCAGCCTCTTCGGCATGGCCGATGACGGCGGCGCCATATCCCCTGGGGCCGGCACCTCAGCCGTTGAAAGCGAAATGGACAGGGCTGACTTCCTGGCCCAGTGGCTCTCCTACTACGGGCCCCTCAGGCGGGAGCGGATAACGGAATCCCTCGGCATACGGGGAGGCGACCTGGAGGACCTCCTGGAGCGCCTCGCGGAGGAGCGGCGCATCATAGTCGACGCGATCATTGAAGGGAGCGACTCGGAGGAAGTCTGCTATACCGACAACCTGGAGCGCCTTCTCAGGATGGCGCGTCAGGACCGCCAGCCATCCTTTAAAGCCCTCGGTCCGGAATACCTGCAGCTCTTCCTGGCGTCCCACCAGGGCGCTGCGCGGCCGGGCGAGACCATGGAAGATATGCAGAAGCGGATGGAGAAGCTCTTCGGTTACCCGGCGCCGGCGCACCTCTGGGAGGAAGCGATCCTGCCGGCGCGGATGAGGGATTACCGGACGGAATGGCTCGACTCCCTGCTCCATACCACCCCGCTGAAATGGGTCGGCGCCGGGAAAAAAACGGTCACCTTTGTCCTTGAGGACGAGGCGCGGCTCTTCATCGAGCCGGGCCGGAAAGAGATCGAGCGGGCATTGCGGATATTCCCGGACCGGCGAGGCCGCTACAATCTTTTCGACATAGCGGGCCACATGTCGGCGAATACCGGGGAAGCGGCCCGGGTCCTCTGGGAGCTCGCCTGGAAGGGAACGGTCGTCAACGACTCAATGGAAGCCTTGCGCAAGGGAATCCAGAACGACTTCGTGCCGGCCGGCCTGGAGAATGTCCAACCCCTGCGCGTACCGGGACGCCGCGCGGGCATGAGCAGATGGGCGGCGACCAGACCGGTACAGGAAAGCTGGAGGATGCTGGACACGGAGCAGGCGGAGCTCGACGGGATCGACCGCCAGGAAACGGACCGGGACCGCGCCCGGTCCCTCTTCGACCGCTACGGCGTCCTCTTCCGCGAGCTCCTGGAGAGCGAGGCCCCGGCCATGCGGTGGAAAAAGATGTTCCCGGTGCTCCGCCTCATGGAGCTCTCAGGCGAGATCATGAGCGGATATTTTTTCGAGGGAATTCCGGGGGCGCAGTTCATCTCTCCCGAGGCCTTCCGGATTCTCCGGGAGGGCCTCGACGAAGACCTTCTCTACTGGCTGAACGCCCGGGACCCTGCCTCACTCTGCGGCATCGCCATCGAGGGCCTGAAGGGCACAATGCCTCGGCGGGCCGTGTTCAACCATATCGTGTGCATTGGGAAACGCATCGTGATGGAACTCCAAAAAAGCGGCAAGGACCTCCGCATCCATATACCGCCGGACCATCCGCGGCTCCAGGAGGCCCTTGGCATATACAAGGCAATCCTTACCCGCGGATTCAATCCTGTGAATCCTCTTAACGTGGAGAAGATCAACGGCCTTCCAGCCATTGACAGCGAATACTGCGGCGTGTTGAAGGAATTCGGGTTCAGGCCAAGCTACAAGGCCCTGACGTTATGGAAGACGTACTAAGCTTATCGCAAAATTGTCACCGACGAATTCCTGTTTAATTCGCTTCTATTATCCGCCCCTCATCTTATCGACAAGGCCATCGCTGTCACGCTTTTTTTTCAATATTCCATATACTTCATTGAACGGGCTTTTCTGCAAGATACTCTTGACGATAAGGATGCCCTCCTCGACTGGAAAAATGTCAACCTCAGTATCGGGCTTCAGCCCATACTTATCCCTTATTTTCTTGGGGATTGTTATCCGTCCGCGTTCCATAATTTTCATTTTTATCGCTCCACCTTTGCGTTCATTTTCTCATTGAACGCGTCGACGGCGCAGATCGTATCCAGGGGAAGACGGGGCGGCCGCTGCGGCTCCTGGCCCAGCTGCCACTCCGTGAGGGAGCTTGTATCGTCCGATTTTTTTCCCACGATGACCAGCGTGAGGACCATGTACTCATCGGGGATGCCGAGGGCCTGCCTCACCTTCCCGGGGTCGAAACCGGCGATGGGATGGGCCACCAGGCCGAGCTCCGTGGCGCGGAGGACCATGGCCGACACGGCCTGGCCCAGGTCGAAGAGATAGAACTCCCTCTCCTTGATGAGACAGTCGTTTTCCCTTTTCGCGAAGGCCGCGACAATGGCCGATGCCTTGAAGGTCCACTCGTTTCCCTTGTTCATGCATCCGTGCATCTTCGCCAGGGCCTCCTTTGACCGGGCAAAGACAAAGCGCCACGGCTGGTTGTTGAAACAGGAGGGCATGAGCTGAGCGGCCGTGGCCATCTCCCTGATGATATCATCGGTTATTTCAACAGGCCCCAGGGCCCGGTAGGCCCGGCGTTTTTGAATGGCTTCTTGCACGTCCATGGCGACCTCCTTAGCGGTGTAAATTTATCCTGTCATCGCAGGCAAAGCGACGTGATCTTGTATTAAAATATAGCAAAGATGCGGTAAAATTAAAATGTTTTTCTTGTATTCATTGAAATTAATGAGAATCCCTCCCGTGGAAGGAATATTTTTATTTTCAGATACAGGGAATGTCTCTCGCAGAGACGCCGAGGCGCAGAGTGGTAAAACTGTCATTTCAACGAATCCCGGTATTCCGGGATGAGGAGAAATCATAACAGTCTATATTAAATTCAAGATTTCTCACCCCGCGAAGCGGGGCCTGTCCTGAGCTTGTCGAAGGGTTCGAAATAACAAATCAGGAAAAGTAGTGTATCAAAGTTCTCCGCGGCTCTGCGTCTCCGCGAGAACAATCTTTTTTGTTTACTCGCAATGACAAGATTAAGTTTTTTCTACTTGTCATGTTATCTGCCATGATATAATCTCCACCACCATCCATGGTATAACCGCAAACAACGGAGAAATAACGTATTATCCGGCAGGACCGAGATGAATAACGATTTTGCTTACATCCACGAGATCTGGACACGGGAACAGGACTTCTTCGGCAGGGCGACGCCTCTTTCGCTGGTTGAAAAATATGGAAGCCCCCTGTACGTGTACAACGAGAACATGCTGCGGAGCCGCTGCAGGGAGATGAAGCGGCTCATCGACTACCCGGCCTTCGCCGTGAACTACTCCGCCAAGGCCAATACCAACCCAGCCATCCTCAAGATCATCCGCGAGGAAGGCCTGTACGTCGACGCCATGTCGCCCGGCGAGATATTCCTTGAGCTGAAAGCCGGGTTCAGGCCGGAGGACATTCTCTTTATCTGCAACAACGTGTCCGACGAGGAGATCCGCTACGCCGTCGACGCCGGCATCCTGGTGAGCGTGGATTCGATTTCGCAGCTGGAGCGTCTCGGACGGCTGAACCGGGGCGGCCGGGTCGCGGTGCGGATAAACCCCGGCATCGGCGCGGGCCACCATGAAAAGGTCGTCACCGCGGGGACGAACACAAAGTTCGGCGTGGACCCACGCTTCGCCGGCGAGCTCCGCGCCGCCCTCGGGCGCCACGACCTGCGCCTCGCGGGACTGAACCAGCACATCGGGTCCCTGTTCATGACCGGCGACGAATATATCGAGGCGGCGCGGTTCCTTTTCTCCTTCGCGGAGGATTTCCCCGAGATCGAATTTCTCGATTTCGGCGGCGGCTTCGGCATCCCCTACCACAAGGAGAACGGCGAGAAGAGGCTTGACCTCTCCCATGTCGGGAAACGACTTCAAAAAGCCGTGGAGGAATGGGTGGAAAAAACCGGGAGGCGGATAACAATCAAGATCGAGCCGGGGCGCTACACCGTGGCCGAATGCGGCCTGCTTCTCGGCACGGTCCACGCCCTGAAGGTCAACGGCGGTCGGAGCTACGCGGGCACGGACATCGGCTTCAACGTCCTTATCCGGCGGGCCATGTACGACGCCCACCACGACATCGAGGTTTACTCTGACACCCCGAGGGAGAGCGCCCCCATGGCCCAGGTGACGGTCGTGGGTAACATCTGCGAGACCGGGGACATCATCGCCAAGGACCGGATGCTGCCGCCGCTGATGGAAGGCGACATTCTCGGGATCCTGGACGCCGGGGCCTACGGCATGGTTATGGCGTCGAACTACAACTGCCGGCTCCGGCCCGCGGAAGTGCTCATCACCGCAGGCGGCGACGATGTGCTGATCAGGTCCCGGGACACCCTCGAAGACCTGGCGAGGCATTACCCGGGGTAGGTTCAACAAAGAATTTTTCTCGCTGAGGCCCTGAGACGCAGAGTATTTTATGTTTGGCTTTTTTTAAATACATAAAACTTGATTATTTTTTATTCTTCTCCGCGACTCTATGACTCTGCGAGAAACACTTTTTTCGCATATGCTATACCTGAATAATATTTTTGATTGCTGCCAGTAACAATAATGCATCAGAATTATCTTATTTATAATTCATCCACATAAAATGAGGGATTCCCATGAAAAAACACTTACTGCGCTTCCTGGTGATCGCCGCCATCATATCCATCAACATCGGCTGCGACCAGTCGACCAAGTACCTGGCGAAGAAGCACCTGCCCCGGGAGATGACCATCCAGGTCATAGACAATCTCTTCGTGCTGCAGTACGCCGAGAACAAGGGCGGGTTCCTGAGCATGTTCTCGTCACTCTCAAAAACATTCCGGCTCTTTTTCCTCTCCATCATCCCACTGATCGCCCTTGTCCTGATGACCCTGTACATCATCGCCGCCGCGGATCTCTCGGGCCTGCACATCCTCGGCCTCAGCTGCATCATTGGCGGCGGACTGAGCAACATTGTGGACCGCCTGGCCAATGAATATGTCATCGATTTCATGAACATCGGCATCGGCATGGTACGGTCCGGCATTTTCAACTTCGCGGACCTCTCCATCATGGGGGGCACCGCCATCATCCTGGCCATGGCCATGAAGGATAAAAACAAAACGGCGGGCGGGATCATCCCCTCATGACGGTCCAGGGCAGCCGCCGGGACCATCGATTGCGCCGCCCGGGCCCACAATGAGCGGCTGGCGCCCGGCATCATGCAACCGCGGATTTTAATTTTTTTCGCTATAAATTTTTCTTGCAATATGCGTCATCGGGCCGTCGATTGTTTGTGTTGCACATGGACAGGCAACAACAACTCCCTGGAGGAACCTATGATTCATAAAAATGTCAAAACTGAATTTTCACCCGAAGAGCATATGCCGCAGATCGATCCGACCGCGTACGTCCATCCCCTGGGGGTGGTCATCGGCAACGTGATCATCGGCAAGAGGGTGTTCGTCTCCCCCTTCGCCTCCGTCCGCGGCGACGAAGGACAACCCCTCCATGTCGGCGACGACAGCAACGTCCAGGACGGCGTCATCATCCACGCATTGGAGACCTTCCATGAGGGCCATGTGGTGGAAAAAAACCTCGTCGAAGTCAACGGGAAGAAATACGCGGTCTATATCGGCAACCGGGTTTCCCTGGCCCACCAGGTGCAGGTCCACGGCCCCGCGGCCATCGGCAATAACTGCTTCATCGGCATGAAAAGCCTTGTCTTCAAGTCAAAGGTGGAGGACGGCTGCGTGATCGAGCCGAACTGCGTCCTCGTGGGCGTGACCATCAGGTCGGGAAATTACGTTCCCACCGGATCGGTCTGCTCCAGCCAGGCCGATGCCGACCGTCTACAGAAAAAGATCACGGAGGATTACGCGTTCCGCACCCTCAACGACGGCGTGGTGCACGTGAACACCAACCTCGCCGAAGGATATCGGAAAGCGAACCTTAAGCTGTAAGCCGATTGTTACAGAAGCGCGGAAACCCCCGATCCGCCGCCTGCATGGGATCGCGACGGGTTTCCGCGTATTCTCCCGATCCGCCCTCCATCACCGCCCCGTGAACGCGTTACAATCACCGGAATCGAATCTGTGCTAAAACCGTCGATCATTTACAATTTATAATACTTGTTGACGGATCGTATTGGCTTTGGTGTAGAATACTTGTTATTCTGATCATATGTATATCGGCGATCTATCCTGATATTCATGGAGGCTCCCATGGGCGGATTCAAGGAATACGACAAATACGACGGTCTCGGCCTTGCCGATCTGGTGAAAAAGAAAAAGGTATCGCCGAAGGAATTATGCGAGGAAGCGATTTCCCGAATCGAGAAGCTCAATCCCGCTGTCAACGCGGTCATCCACCCCATGTTCGACATAGCGCGAAAAACGGCCCAGGGCCCCCTCCCCAACGGTCCCTTCAGGGGAGTTCCCTTCCTTCTTAAAGACCTCATCGCCTGCTACGCCGGCGTTCCCACATCGTGCGGCTCCCGCGCCTACCGCAACTTCGTGCCCGATTACGACACGGAGCTGGTGCGCCGCTTCAAGAGCGCGGGTTTCGTCATAGCGGGGAAGACCAATACCCCGGAGCTGGGCCTGAAGGGCATAACCGATCCGGAGCTCTTCGGCCACTCCCGCAATCCCTGGAACAGGGAGCGCATCACCGGCGGCTCCAGCGGCGGATCCGCCGCGGCGGTGGCGTCGGGCATGGTGCCCCTCGCCGCGGGAGGCGACGGCGGCGGCTCCATCAGGATCCCCTCGTCCTGCTGCGGCATTTTCGGTCTCAAGCCGACACGGGGCCGCAACCCCGTCGGTCCGGGCAGCGGCGAGGGATGGCAGGGCGCCACAGTCGAGCATGTTATTACTCGTTCAGTGCGGGACAGCGCCGCCGCGCTCGATTTCACCAACGGCGCCCGTGCAGGGTCCCGATGCGTCATAGGGCCGCCCGAGCGTCCTTATATGAAGGAAATCCAGACCAAGCCGGGGAAATTGAAAATAGCCTTCAACGTTAATTCGCCCCTTGAGGGCGGCAACGTACATCCCGAATGCGTCAAGGCCGTTACCGATGCGGCGGCTCTCCTTGAAAAACTGGGACATCACGTGGAAGAGGCGAAACCCGCTATTGACGGTATGGCCCTGGCCCGTTCATATATCACCATGTACTACGGCGAAACCGCGGCGGACATCACTGCCAGCGAAAAGGCCCTGGGAAGAAAACCGCGCTCCGGCGATTTCGAGATCACCACGTGGATACTGGGAATCCTAGGCAGATTATACTCAGCGGAGGATTTCGTCATGGCCATCAGGCAATGGGACGTCTTCGCCCACGAGATGGGGCTCTTCCATGAGCGGTTCGACCTCTACCTGACCCCGACGATCGCATACCCTCCCTTCGGCGTGGACGACCTGAAGCCGAAGGCCTTTGACCGGGCAGGCATGAGAATAATCAACACCCTGAAACTGGGAGGCATCTTAAAGAAAAGCGGCATGGCCGAAGCCATCGCCCTTCTGAACCTGGAGAAAACGCCCTTCACACAGCTGGCCAACCTGACAGGCCAGCCCGCCATGTCTGTGCCGCTCCACTGGACCCCGGACGGCCTGCCGGTGGGAGTGCAGTTCATCGCGCCCTTCGGCGACGAGGCCACGCTCTTCCGCCTGGCTGCCCAGCTGGAAAAGGCCCGGCCCTGGTTCGATAAGCGGCCGCCCATGGCCCGATAGTTATCGGTTGTACCGATAACTATCGGGAAACAAATTCCACCATCAATATCTTAACATCCATTCACCGATAACTATCGGTATCGATGGCCGGCTCCCGGGCGGCTTATCGCCCCGGTCCCGAACACCATCCCGGCCCCGGGGACGGGATCATTATTAATACACGGCTACAATGCTTTACTTGACAAAAAAATAGTGCTAGTGAATAAATTCATCATGAACACTCAAGTGACGCAAACGGCGGCAAAAGACAAGAAAAGCATCCGCACAAAGGAAAAAATTATGCGGGCTGCCCGGAAGGTATTCTCCGAGCACCCTTACCACACGGCCAGCATGCGCATGATAGGCAAAGAGGCGCAGATAGAACACCCGCTGATCAACTATTACTTCCCCAACAAGGCGGTGCTCTTCGAAACCATAGTCGAGGACCTGTGCGAGAGTTTTGCTCAACGCACGGCGGAATGGCTCGACGAGGTATCCAGGGCCCGGAGTATCGCGGAAGGCTTCATGAGGCACATCGACCTGATGATCGATTATAACACCGTCAATCCGGAGACGATAAGGATCCTGGCGATGAACCTGACCCAGGCCGACAACATATCCCTCATTCCCGGGTATCAGCGGTTCCCCGAGCTCATCGACCGGATACGCAAGATCTTCGTTGAAAAGATCTCGCCCGCGGGACCGGAATCGGAAATCAGCATGTTAATGAACAGCTTCAACTTCCTGGCCATTTCCTTCCTCGGATCCAGTACCTGCATTGCACAGATCCAGGGCATGGAAGCCGGCGGCAAGGAATATCGTGAATGGGTCAAGAACACCCTCGGCTTCATCTTCCTGCCGCGATTGAGGGAAATTATCGTTCCCGACACGGCTGAAGGCAACGCGCGCAGAAAGAAGTCTCCCAAATAAGGAACCATTACCATGACAATAAACCATCACCTGCGAATCATCCTGGCCGTCGCGGCAATCATCTCGTTCCCTCTCACCGCGTCCCGGGCCGTGGGTGCGGGAAATGATTTTGTCAAGGACGCAAAAGCCATATACCGGGTGGCCGCGTGCGGGGCCGGGGAAATCCCGTCCAGCATCAGCGCTGCGACGGTCAACACGCACTGCTCGCGGATGGAGCAGAACGTAACGAGCTATCGCGCCAACTTCATCAAGAAGGCAGGGCCCTTCTTTTCCCAGACTGTCCCTTCGGGCGTGCCGGGCACCATAGTCGTTCCCTTCGGCGGCGGCGACCTCCTGCCGGCGCTGGTGGTATACCCGGGCGCCTCGGAGATAACGACCATCTCCCTGGAGAGCGCCGGGGACCCGCGGCGCCTGATGAAAGCCTCGCCGGGGCAGCTTGTCCAGGCATTAAACATGTACCGTTCCAACGTGGGTTACATGCTCCTCACGAATGACAGCTCCAACGAAAGCGTGCGCAACCTGGACCGGGGCGCCATCCCCAACCAGCTCGCCTTTTCCCTGACCGCGCTGGCCATTCTCGGCTATGAGCCGATGTCGCTGAAATATTTC harbors:
- a CDS encoding AbrB/MazE/SpoVT family DNA-binding domain-containing protein; this translates as MKIMERGRITIPKKIRDKYGLKPDTEVDIFPVEEGILIVKSILQKSPFNEVYGILKKKRDSDGLVDKMRGG
- the lysA gene encoding diaminopimelate decarboxylase; the encoded protein is MNNDFAYIHEIWTREQDFFGRATPLSLVEKYGSPLYVYNENMLRSRCREMKRLIDYPAFAVNYSAKANTNPAILKIIREEGLYVDAMSPGEIFLELKAGFRPEDILFICNNVSDEEIRYAVDAGILVSVDSISQLERLGRLNRGGRVAVRINPGIGAGHHEKVVTAGTNTKFGVDPRFAGELRAALGRHDLRLAGLNQHIGSLFMTGDEYIEAARFLFSFAEDFPEIEFLDFGGGFGIPYHKENGEKRLDLSHVGKRLQKAVEEWVEKTGRRITIKIEPGRYTVAECGLLLGTVHALKVNGGRSYAGTDIGFNVLIRRAMYDAHHDIEVYSDTPRESAPMAQVTVVGNICETGDIIAKDRMLPPLMEGDILGILDAGAYGMVMASNYNCRLRPAEVLITAGGDDVLIRSRDTLEDLARHYPG
- the lspA gene encoding signal peptidase II, translated to MKKHLLRFLVIAAIISINIGCDQSTKYLAKKHLPREMTIQVIDNLFVLQYAENKGGFLSMFSSLSKTFRLFFLSIIPLIALVLMTLYIIAAADLSGLHILGLSCIIGGGLSNIVDRLANEYVIDFMNIGIGMVRSGIFNFADLSIMGGTAIILAMAMKDKNKTAGGIIPS
- a CDS encoding carbonic anhydrase, with the translated sequence MIHKNVKTEFSPEEHMPQIDPTAYVHPLGVVIGNVIIGKRVFVSPFASVRGDEGQPLHVGDDSNVQDGVIIHALETFHEGHVVEKNLVEVNGKKYAVYIGNRVSLAHQVQVHGPAAIGNNCFIGMKSLVFKSKVEDGCVIEPNCVLVGVTIRSGNYVPTGSVCSSQADADRLQKKITEDYAFRTLNDGVVHVNTNLAEGYRKANLKL
- a CDS encoding DEAD/DEAH box helicase, whose translation is MDNALELFHPLVARWFRETLGEPTGIQTQAWTEIAAGSHVLATAPTGSGKTLAAFLWALNQLAAGAWQGGAPRVLYISPHKALNNDIRKNLTIPLEGLREHFGKNGAVLPPIGVMTRSGDTPPEERRLLYRHPPEILITTPESLNIMVTSGSGRALFRGITTVILDEIHALAGTKRGTHLMTAVERLTLISGEFQRIALSATVRPLETVADFIGGFRLVSGATGPRYEKRPVTILRAEDTKSYALSIEYPERPGDDGEDDTWWQVLSRRMKETIRGNRSTLFFANSRRVAEKMARYLNEDEGEIIAYSHHGSIAREIRLEVEERMKRGELKAIVATSSLELGIDIGDLDEVILVQTPFSISSCLQRLGRAGHGVGERSAGRIFPTHGMDLLTAAVMARCVDERGIEPVRPVECPLDILAQVIVSMTAAETWNIDDLYNFLKTCHPYHNLSRNQYGLVLEMLAGRYADSRLKELSQRVSIDRLDNTVAARAGAAYIIYTSGGTIPDRGYYDMRVQGAGSKIGELDEEFVWERKIGDTFTLGTQGWRIQNITHNDVEVVPLRGTAGMLPFWKAEERDRDFYYSEKILSFLKEADEGLGDPEGFIDRLRHVYSMDENAAASLADFLQRQKAASGGKLPHRGRVVIEHYHDGSGASDSTETVLHTFWGGRVNRPYAMALAAAWEERYHTPLEIFVSDANILLILTGDVSIREALSLVTAENLEELLRKRMESSGFFGARFRINAARALLLPRATFKKRYPLWLNRLRSRKLLETVMAYPDFPILLETWRECLQDDFDLESLKILLDEAAAGRIEFTETTNSAPSPFCGSLIWRQTNKYMYQDDAPEGRGQSNLSQAILDEVLHSSRLRPRIPARLAADLESRLQRLRAGYAPSSPAELLDWLKERLLIPLDEWDRLAAACRRDSPDFPAELPPAISEKISTIILPGSTVTHRAALENVPLIRSLFGMADDGGAISPGAGTSAVESEMDRADFLAQWLSYYGPLRRERITESLGIRGGDLEDLLERLAEERRIIVDAIIEGSDSEEVCYTDNLERLLRMARQDRQPSFKALGPEYLQLFLASHQGAARPGETMEDMQKRMEKLFGYPAPAHLWEEAILPARMRDYRTEWLDSLLHTTPLKWVGAGKKTVTFVLEDEARLFIEPGRKEIERALRIFPDRRGRYNLFDIAGHMSANTGEAARVLWELAWKGTVVNDSMEALRKGIQNDFVPAGLENVQPLRVPGRRAGMSRWAATRPVQESWRMLDTEQAELDGIDRQETDRDRARSLFDRYGVLFRELLESEAPAMRWKKMFPVLRLMELSGEIMSGYFFEGIPGAQFISPEAFRILREGLDEDLLYWLNARDPASLCGIAIEGLKGTMPRRAVFNHIVCIGKRIVMELQKSGKDLRIHIPPDHPRLQEALGIYKAILTRGFNPVNPLNVEKINGLPAIDSEYCGVLKEFGFRPSYKALTLWKTY
- a CDS encoding nitroreductase family protein, whose translation is MDVQEAIQKRRAYRALGPVEITDDIIREMATAAQLMPSCFNNQPWRFVFARSKEALAKMHGCMNKGNEWTFKASAIVAAFAKRENDCLIKEREFYLFDLGQAVSAMVLRATELGLVAHPIAGFDPGKVRQALGIPDEYMVLTLVIVGKKSDDTSSLTEWQLGQEPQRPPRLPLDTICAVDAFNEKMNAKVER